A genomic region of Pseudopipra pipra isolate bDixPip1 chromosome W, bDixPip1.hap1, whole genome shotgun sequence contains the following coding sequences:
- the LOC135405036 gene encoding olfactory receptor 14J1-like: MSNSSSFNQFLLLAFADRRELQLLHFWLFLAISLAALLANGLILSAVACDHHLHTPMGFFLLNLSLTDLGCICTTVPKAIHNSLWNTTTISYQGCAAQLFFFLFFISAEYYLLTIMCYNRYVAICKPLHYGTLLGSRACAHMAAAAWATGFLYSLLHTANTFSLPLCQGNALDQFFCEIPHILKLSCSHSGYRREIGLMVVSGCSGFGCFVFIVFSYVQVFRAVLRIPSQQGRHKAFSTCLPHLAVLSLFLSTGIFSHLKLPSISSLSLDLALSILYSVVPPVLNPLIYSLRNQELKDALRKMMTGFFSGAVKCRLSGA; encoded by the coding sequence atgtccaacagcagctccttcaaccagttcctcctcctggcatttgcagacaggcgggagctgcagctcctgcacttctggctcttcctggccatctccctggctgccctcctggccaacggcctcatcctcagcgccgtagcctgtgaccaccacctgcacacccccatgggcttcttcctgctcaacctctccctcacagacctgggctgcatctgcaccactgtccccaaagccatccacaattccctctggaacaccacaaccatctcctaccagggatgtgctgcacagctctttttctttctgttcttcatttcaGCAGAGTATTatctcctcaccatcatgtgctacaaccgctacgttgccatctgcaaacccctgcactacgggaccctcctgggcagcagagcttgtgcccacatggcagcagctgcctgggccactgggtttctctattctctgctgcacacagccaatacattttccctgcccctgtgccagggcaatgccctggaccagttcttctgtgaaatcccacacatcctcaagctctcctgctcacactcaggctaccgcagggaaattgggctcatgGTGGTTAGTGGCTGTTcagggtttggttgttttgttttcattgtgttctcttATGTGCAGGTCTTCAGGGCTGTtctgaggatcccctctcagcagggacggcacaaagccttttccacgtgcctccctcacctggctgttctctccctgttcctcagcactggcaTATTTTCCCACCTGAAactcccctccatctcctccctaTCCCTTGACCTTGCCCTGTCAATTCTATACTCAGTGGTTCCTCCAGtactgaaccccctcatctacagcctcaggaatcaggagctcaaggatgccctgagaaaaatgatgactggattCTTTTCAGGAGCAGTAAAGTGCCGGTTGTCTGGTGCATAA